The Nitratidesulfovibrio sp. SRB-5 genome includes a window with the following:
- a CDS encoding glycosyltransferase family 9 protein, whose amino-acid sequence MKSDKLIAVHNGALGDFLCAWPALLALARGAGTPGTRPDGAGPEHAVAQGGKGGDAPRLLFAGNMERMRWLAPLGYAPCPPDMRRALDGLYGEPEIAVWPQALAGATLAWFCLDRSSVAAHPRVLPLPCLSSGVDGGGMDGGGTGGGGTGGDATGAEAPAMAPAAHPGNASHVSHVSQIGQIGQIGQIGQIGQIGQIGQIGQIGQIGQIGQIGQIGPTGQARHVTETLRNRLEHVVPSALPWPPRWDENWHGTWQTLFGGWDGGDSRTVVLVPGAGHRAKQWPPRRFAVVAGELRRAGYNPLYVLGPAELERGLDRGSLMPEGGDVPVVTPADHDELAHLLRSARLVIGNDSGPLHLAALHGVPVLALFGPAPASAWCPHGAVALASPLECAPCSATLRRLACGWGHGNGSPPGNTGRNGTTDPHGPCPCMAAITVRTTLTNTLELLGIS is encoded by the coding sequence ATGAAAAGTGACAAGTTGATAGCCGTGCACAACGGCGCGCTGGGCGACTTCCTGTGCGCCTGGCCCGCCCTGCTGGCGCTGGCGAGGGGGGCGGGTACGCCGGGCACCAGGCCGGACGGCGCCGGGCCAGAACACGCCGTGGCCCAGGGCGGCAAGGGCGGCGATGCCCCGCGCCTGCTGTTCGCAGGCAACATGGAACGCATGCGCTGGCTGGCCCCGCTGGGCTATGCGCCCTGCCCCCCGGACATGCGCAGGGCGCTGGACGGCCTGTACGGCGAGCCGGAAATAGCCGTCTGGCCGCAAGCCCTGGCCGGGGCCACGCTGGCGTGGTTCTGCCTGGACCGCTCCTCGGTGGCCGCCCACCCGCGCGTGCTGCCCCTGCCCTGCCTGTCGTCCGGTGTGGACGGGGGCGGCATGGACGGCGGCGGCACGGGCGGCGGCGGCACGGGCGGCGATGCCACTGGCGCGGAAGCCCCGGCAATGGCCCCCGCTGCGCACCCCGGCAATGCCAGTCATGTCAGCCATGTCAGCCAGATCGGGCAGATCGGGCAGATCGGGCAGATCGGGCAGATCGGGCAGATCGGGCAGATCGGGCAGATCGGGCAGATCGGGCAGATCGGGCAGATCGGGCAGATCGGGCAGATCGGGCCGACTGGTCAAGCCCGGCATGTCACCGAGACGCTCCGCAACCGGCTTGAACATGTGGTTCCGTCCGCCCTGCCCTGGCCGCCCCGCTGGGACGAGAACTGGCACGGCACCTGGCAAACCCTGTTCGGCGGCTGGGACGGCGGGGATTCGCGCACCGTTGTGCTGGTGCCGGGCGCGGGACACCGGGCCAAACAGTGGCCTCCCCGACGGTTTGCCGTCGTGGCCGGTGAACTGCGTCGTGCCGGGTACAATCCGTTGTACGTGCTGGGTCCGGCGGAGTTGGAACGCGGCCTTGATCGGGGCTCCCTGATGCCGGAGGGAGGTGATGTGCCCGTTGTCACCCCCGCCGACCACGACGAGCTGGCGCATTTGCTGCGCAGCGCGCGTCTGGTGATCGGCAACGATTCCGGGCCGCTGCATCTTGCCGCACTGCACGGAGTGCCGGTACTGGCCCTGTTCGGCCCGGCCCCCGCCAGTGCATGGTGCCCGCACGGGGCGGTGGCGCTGGCCAGCCCGCTGGAATGCGCGCCCTGCTCCGCCACCCTGCGCAGGCTTGCCTGCGGCTGGGGACACGGCAACGGCAGCCCCCCCGGGAACACAGGGCGCAACGGCACCACTGACCCCCACGGTCCCTGCCCGTGCATGGCCGCCATCACCGTGCGGACAACACTGACCAACACCCTTGAATTGCTTGGAATATCTTGA
- a CDS encoding NUDIX domain-containing protein, which produces MEHRVPCPHCGGSVVMYRNPAPTVDILIHEPGRGIVLIRRRNEPPGWALPGGFIDYGESAEAAAVREAREETGLDVELTGLVGVYSEPGRDPRHHTLSVVYAARVRGGAGAGPATGDAAPVAEGPSAAPVAGDDAADARFFMPDDLPHPMAFDHAKIIADWLHARGCCPGHAADGA; this is translated from the coding sequence ATGGAACATCGCGTCCCCTGCCCGCACTGCGGCGGCTCCGTGGTCATGTACCGCAACCCCGCGCCCACCGTCGACATCCTCATTCACGAGCCGGGGCGGGGCATTGTGCTCATCCGGCGGCGCAACGAGCCGCCCGGCTGGGCACTGCCCGGCGGGTTCATCGACTACGGCGAATCGGCGGAAGCGGCGGCGGTGCGCGAGGCCCGCGAGGAAACCGGACTGGACGTGGAACTGACCGGCCTTGTGGGGGTGTATTCCGAACCGGGGCGCGACCCGCGCCACCACACCCTCAGCGTGGTCTATGCCGCGCGGGTGCGCGGCGGTGCCGGGGCGGGACCGGCGACCGGGGATGCTGCTCCCGTGGCGGAGGGCCCCAGTGCCGCTCCCGTCGCGGGTGACGACGCGGCGGATGCCCGGTTCTTTATGCCGGACGATCTGCCGCACCCCATGGCCTTCGACCACGCGAAGATCATCGCCGACTGGCTGCACGCCCGGGGTTGTTGCCCAGGGCACGCGGCGGACGGGGCCTGA
- the glgA gene encoding glycogen synthase GlgA, whose protein sequence is MRREVVFVTSEMYPFSKSGGLGDVLGAQPLALHRMGVPTSVITPFYGRLRTADYGIHLTISDCHVGYPWDPITCDIYEADYHGMKVYFVHRGEYFDRRYYYNDHKGDYFDNCERFIFFCRAAMALLRRLGTPPAVLHANDWQSGLVPAYLHFWRQTDPFWADTRSVMTIHNLAFQGRFASRLFTGCGLPPQAWTMSGVEFWGDFNLLKAGIAYADMVTTVSPSYAREILGPAYGCGLEGILQARQHALHGILNGADYGIWNPAQDKFLPCRYGPPDGSGAVDPQGFAGKQRCKTALLDELGLAPELARRPVLGFIGRLRGQKGIDLLLDIVPRLMERNVGVIILGEGNLAHEARALDLMETYRGRLCAIVGYTEDLAHRIQAGSDIFLMPSRYEPCGLTQMYALRYGTPPVATAVGGLRDTIVPWPSPEATGFTFGRSDPQLFLEAILDAVHYWEHDTEGWRAMMTRAMHQDFSWERAGRSYVNLYRQLGFDFS, encoded by the coding sequence ATGCGACGTGAGGTCGTTTTCGTCACCTCGGAAATGTATCCCTTCTCCAAGAGCGGGGGACTTGGCGACGTGCTGGGCGCGCAGCCCCTGGCCCTGCACCGCATGGGCGTGCCCACATCGGTGATCACGCCGTTCTACGGTCGCCTGCGCACGGCGGACTACGGCATCCACCTGACCATTTCCGACTGTCACGTGGGCTACCCGTGGGATCCCATCACCTGCGACATCTACGAGGCCGACTACCACGGCATGAAGGTGTACTTCGTGCACCGTGGCGAGTACTTCGACCGCCGCTATTACTACAACGACCACAAGGGCGACTATTTCGACAACTGCGAGCGGTTCATCTTCTTCTGCCGCGCCGCCATGGCGCTGCTGCGCCGTCTGGGCACGCCGCCCGCCGTGCTGCACGCCAACGACTGGCAGAGCGGGCTGGTGCCCGCCTACCTGCACTTCTGGCGGCAGACCGACCCGTTCTGGGCCGACACGCGCAGCGTCATGACCATCCACAACCTGGCCTTTCAGGGGCGGTTCGCCTCTCGCCTGTTCACCGGCTGCGGCCTGCCGCCGCAGGCATGGACCATGAGCGGGGTGGAATTCTGGGGCGACTTCAACCTGCTGAAGGCGGGCATCGCCTATGCCGACATGGTCACCACGGTCAGCCCCAGCTACGCCCGCGAAATCCTGGGCCCTGCCTACGGCTGCGGGCTGGAGGGCATCCTTCAGGCCCGCCAGCACGCGCTGCACGGCATCCTCAACGGGGCCGACTATGGCATCTGGAACCCGGCGCAGGACAAGTTCCTGCCGTGCCGTTACGGGCCTCCGGACGGCTCCGGAGCGGTCGATCCGCAGGGCTTTGCGGGCAAGCAGCGCTGCAAGACGGCCCTGCTGGACGAACTGGGCCTTGCGCCGGAACTGGCCCGCCGGCCCGTGCTGGGCTTCATCGGGCGGCTGCGCGGGCAGAAGGGCATAGACCTGCTGCTGGACATCGTGCCCCGGCTCATGGAGCGCAACGTGGGCGTGATCATTCTGGGCGAGGGCAACCTTGCGCACGAGGCGCGGGCGCTGGACCTGATGGAAACCTACCGGGGCAGGCTGTGCGCCATCGTGGGCTACACGGAAGACCTGGCCCACCGCATCCAGGCGGGCAGCGACATATTCCTCATGCCCTCGCGCTACGAACCCTGCGGCCTGACCCAGATGTACGCCCTGCGCTACGGCACCCCGCCCGTGGCCACCGCCGTGGGCGGCCTGCGCGACACCATCGTGCCGTGGCCGTCGCCAGAGGCCACCGGCTTCACCTTCGGGCGGAGCGACCCGCAACTGTTCCTCGAAGCCATCCTGGATGCCGTGCACTACTGGGAGCACGACACCGAAGGCTGGCGCGCCATGATGACCCGCGCCATGCACCAGGACTTTTCGTGGGAGCGGGCCGGGCGCAGCTACGTGAACCTGTACCGGCAACTGGGGTTCGACTTTTCCTGA
- the glgB gene encoding 1,4-alpha-glucan branching protein GlgB encodes MQLTYPAFIEPFDLYMFGKGEHWDLYRVLGAHPVAQDGAEGYRVAVWAPSAREVYLVGDFNDWRWGEYPLYPVGVSGVWAAFVPGMRKGALYKFGIRTGEAGDGRIVYKTDPFALYAEMRPGVAAVAWDIDNHQWADGDWMQRRAEAGTPLRQAVSIYEVHAGSWQRKTDGTGVGGHPFLSWDELGDGLIPHVQNLGFTHIELLPVAEHPLDQSWGYQTGHYYAPTSRHGTPEDFKRFVDRCHQAGIGVILDWVPAHFPKDDWSLGRFDGTALYEHLDPRRGEHPDWGTFIFNYGRHEVRNFLLANALYWLREFHIDGLRMDAVASMLYLDYSREDGDWLPNDHGGRENLDAVEFLRQLNVVVHGQFPGAMTIAEESTAWAGVSRPVYTGGLGFTFKWNMGWMHDTLDYFRHEPVHRAYHHNALTFSLLYAFTENFVLPLSHDEVVHGKGALLSKMPGDAWQQQASLRALYAYMWAHPGKKLLFMGGEFGQWNEWDESRALDWCLYQFPAHGGIHALLRDLNSILRREPAMHVHDHDWTGFRWMDFSDWGGSVISFVRQCPDGEGAPPVLWVFNFTPVVREYYRVPAPRGGTWREVLNTDSEYYGGSNAGNGGALQARTDEWGGGHHLVLTLPPLAGVALMPG; translated from the coding sequence ATGCAGCTTACCTACCCCGCCTTCATCGAGCCCTTCGACCTGTACATGTTCGGCAAGGGCGAACACTGGGACCTTTACCGGGTGCTCGGCGCGCATCCCGTGGCGCAGGACGGCGCGGAAGGCTACCGGGTGGCCGTGTGGGCGCCCTCTGCCCGCGAGGTGTATCTGGTGGGCGATTTCAACGACTGGCGCTGGGGCGAATACCCGCTGTACCCGGTGGGCGTTTCCGGCGTGTGGGCGGCCTTCGTGCCCGGCATGCGCAAGGGCGCGCTGTACAAGTTCGGCATCCGCACCGGGGAGGCGGGCGACGGGCGCATCGTCTACAAGACCGACCCCTTTGCCCTGTACGCCGAAATGCGTCCCGGCGTGGCGGCAGTGGCCTGGGACATCGACAATCACCAGTGGGCCGACGGCGACTGGATGCAGCGCCGCGCCGAGGCGGGGACGCCGCTGCGGCAGGCCGTGTCCATCTACGAGGTGCACGCGGGCTCGTGGCAGCGCAAGACCGACGGCACGGGGGTGGGCGGCCATCCCTTCCTGTCGTGGGACGAACTGGGCGACGGGCTGATCCCGCACGTGCAGAACCTGGGCTTCACCCACATCGAGCTGCTGCCCGTGGCGGAACACCCGCTGGACCAGTCGTGGGGCTACCAGACCGGGCACTACTATGCCCCCACGTCGCGCCACGGAACGCCGGAAGACTTCAAGCGCTTCGTGGACCGCTGCCATCAGGCGGGCATAGGGGTCATTCTCGATTGGGTGCCCGCGCACTTTCCCAAGGACGACTGGAGCCTTGGCCGCTTCGACGGCACGGCCCTGTACGAGCATCTGGACCCGCGCCGGGGCGAGCACCCGGACTGGGGCACCTTCATCTTCAACTACGGTCGGCACGAGGTGCGCAACTTCCTGCTGGCCAACGCCCTGTACTGGCTGCGCGAATTCCACATCGACGGCCTGCGCATGGATGCCGTGGCCTCCATGCTCTACCTCGACTACTCGCGCGAGGACGGCGACTGGCTGCCCAACGACCACGGCGGGCGCGAAAACCTGGACGCCGTGGAATTCCTGCGCCAGCTCAACGTGGTGGTGCACGGGCAATTCCCCGGGGCCATGACCATAGCCGAGGAATCCACGGCCTGGGCCGGGGTTTCGCGCCCGGTGTACACCGGCGGCCTCGGCTTCACCTTCAAGTGGAACATGGGCTGGATGCACGACACGCTGGACTACTTCCGGCACGAGCCGGTGCACCGCGCCTACCACCACAACGCGCTGACCTTTTCGCTGCTGTACGCCTTCACCGAGAATTTCGTGCTGCCGCTCTCGCACGACGAGGTGGTGCACGGCAAGGGCGCGCTGCTGTCCAAGATGCCCGGCGACGCGTGGCAACAGCAGGCCAGCCTGCGCGCGCTGTACGCCTACATGTGGGCGCATCCGGGAAAGAAGCTGCTGTTCATGGGCGGCGAGTTCGGCCAGTGGAACGAATGGGACGAAAGCCGCGCGCTGGACTGGTGCCTGTACCAGTTCCCGGCGCACGGGGGCATCCACGCCCTGCTGCGCGACCTGAACTCCATCCTGCGGCGCGAACCGGCCATGCACGTGCACGACCACGACTGGACGGGCTTTCGCTGGATGGACTTTTCCGACTGGGGCGGCTCGGTGATCAGCTTCGTGCGCCAGTGCCCGGACGGGGAGGGCGCGCCGCCCGTGCTGTGGGTGTTCAACTTCACCCCGGTGGTGCGCGAATACTACCGGGTGCCCGCGCCCAGGGGCGGCACATGGCGCGAGGTGCTGAACACCGACAGCGAATACTACGGCGGCTCCAACGCGGGCAACGGCGGCGCATTGCAGGCCCGTACCGACGAGTGGGGCGGCGGGCATCACCTTGTGCTCACCCTGCCGCCGCTGGCAGGGGTGGCGTTGATGCCCGGGTAG
- a CDS encoding isoaspartyl peptidase/L-asparaginase family protein, whose protein sequence is MTEPRIIVHGGAWTIPADRRKAHVDGCRAAVDAVWGELRRGMPALEAVRLAVNVLEADPTYDAGRGAVLNADGRIELDAAIMDGATLNFGAVAAVRNFLHPVDIARKVMDTEFCFLVGEGAERFAREAGIGAIDPAELVVEREVRLYNELRARAGFSTHDAFRPQAGANGAATEAPAANGAACRCPEPDMPRGTVGAVALDAAGNIAAATSTGGTPMKRPGRVGDSPLCGAGTYADNETGGASATGFGEGIIRVLMTRSACDFLRDGGASPADAARRAIELLHRRVAGHAGLIMLDRQGRYGVHCNTEHIAHAYALPGGGIHADVELRR, encoded by the coding sequence ATGACCGAACCGAGAATCATCGTGCACGGCGGCGCGTGGACCATCCCCGCCGACCGGCGCAAGGCCCATGTCGACGGCTGCCGCGCGGCGGTGGACGCCGTGTGGGGCGAGCTGCGACGCGGCATGCCCGCGCTGGAGGCCGTGCGCCTGGCCGTCAACGTGCTGGAGGCCGACCCCACCTACGACGCGGGGCGCGGGGCCGTGCTGAACGCCGATGGCCGGATCGAACTGGACGCCGCCATCATGGACGGGGCCACCCTGAACTTCGGGGCCGTGGCGGCGGTGCGCAACTTCCTGCATCCCGTGGACATCGCCCGCAAGGTCATGGACACCGAATTCTGCTTCCTGGTGGGCGAGGGGGCGGAACGCTTCGCGCGCGAGGCGGGCATTGGTGCCATCGACCCCGCCGAACTGGTGGTGGAGCGGGAGGTGCGCCTGTACAACGAACTGCGCGCCCGCGCGGGCTTTTCCACCCATGACGCCTTCCGGCCCCAGGCCGGGGCGAATGGCGCGGCGACGGAAGCCCCTGCCGCGAACGGCGCGGCGTGCCGTTGCCCGGAACCGGACATGCCCAGGGGCACCGTGGGCGCCGTGGCGCTGGATGCGGCGGGCAACATCGCCGCCGCCACCTCCACCGGCGGCACGCCCATGAAGCGCCCCGGCCGGGTGGGCGATTCCCCCTTGTGCGGCGCGGGCACCTACGCGGACAACGAAACCGGCGGGGCTTCGGCCACCGGCTTCGGCGAAGGCATCATCCGGGTGCTGATGACCCGCTCCGCCTGCGATTTCCTGCGCGATGGCGGAGCATCCCCCGCCGATGCCGCGCGCAGGGCCATCGAACTGCTGCACCGCCGGGTGGCGGGCCACGCCGGGCTTATCATGCTGGACAGGCAAGGCCGCTACGGCGTGCATTGCAACACCGAGCACATCGCCCATGCCTACGCCCTGCCGGGGGGCGGCATCCACGCGGATGTGGAATTGCGGCGCTGA
- the pdxA gene encoding 4-hydroxythreonine-4-phosphate dehydrogenase PdxA: MRAEPLLITLGDANGLGPELACRLLSGHLPGHLPPYLADRVLLLLGAEASLRAHLSFAGGTPFWTRVDDPARVLAPSGESASPGVYLYEPPGLADIRVQVGQATPDGGRAAGVALATACDLLLAPAPAGVPSPGGPPLQRGPRGLVTLPLHKAMLHAAGYDVPGHTEYLARRAGLGDDEVCMHLGGDVLRVSLVTTHPPLRDVPGLITRQRVLHCLRLTAAHARAIGADGSVAVCGLNPHAGESGRIGSEEIDTIAPAVADAVAEGLDVIGPLPADTLFVKAARGAYAAVLAMYHDQGLAPLKMLHFSDAVNVTLGLPFVRTSVDHGTGFDIAGTGTADTGSFAAALRLACTLCDGKD; encoded by the coding sequence ATGCGTGCGGAACCGTTGCTGATAACCCTTGGCGACGCCAACGGCCTCGGGCCGGAACTGGCGTGCCGCCTGCTGTCCGGCCATCTGCCCGGCCACCTGCCTCCCTATCTGGCAGACCGCGTCTTGCTGCTGTTGGGAGCGGAAGCCTCTCTGCGGGCGCATCTTTCGTTCGCGGGGGGCACCCCCTTCTGGACACGGGTGGACGACCCGGCGCGGGTGCTGGCCCCGTCTGGCGAGTCAGCCTCCCCCGGCGTGTACCTGTACGAGCCGCCGGGGCTTGCCGACATCCGCGTGCAGGTGGGCCAGGCCACCCCGGACGGCGGCAGGGCGGCTGGCGTGGCCCTTGCCACGGCCTGCGACCTGCTGCTGGCTCCTGCGCCTGCCGGCGTGCCCTCTCCCGGCGGCCCGCCCCTTCAGCGCGGACCCCGCGGACTGGTCACCCTGCCGCTGCACAAGGCTATGCTGCACGCCGCCGGCTATGACGTGCCCGGCCATACCGAATACCTTGCCCGGCGCGCTGGCCTTGGCGACGACGAGGTGTGCATGCACCTTGGCGGCGACGTGCTGCGCGTCAGCCTGGTGACCACCCACCCGCCGCTGCGCGATGTGCCCGGCCTGATCACCCGGCAGCGGGTGCTGCACTGCCTGCGCCTGACGGCGGCCCACGCGCGGGCCATCGGGGCTGACGGCTCGGTGGCGGTGTGCGGGCTGAACCCCCACGCCGGGGAATCTGGCCGCATCGGCAGCGAGGAAATCGATACCATCGCCCCGGCGGTGGCCGACGCGGTGGCCGAGGGGCTGGACGTCATCGGGCCGCTGCCCGCCGACACGCTGTTCGTCAAGGCGGCGCGCGGCGCCTACGCCGCCGTGTTGGCCATGTACCACGACCAGGGGCTGGCACCCCTGAAGATGCTGCATTTTTCCGACGCCGTGAACGTGACCCTGGGGTTGCCCTTCGTGCGCACCTCGGTGGACCACGGCACGGGCTTCGACATCGCCGGAACCGGCACGGCGGACACCGGCAGCTTTGCCGCCGCGCTGCGCCTTGCCTGCACCCTCTGCGACGGAAAGGACTGA
- a CDS encoding hydantoinase/oxoprolinase family protein, with product MYLGIDVGGTHTDAVVMDGRTMAASAKVPTDHHDLLASVRAAMQGLLKPHGGVEPGRITRMNLSTTLSTNAIVEGKTEDVAVVVSAGPGIDPEHFRVGRFYFPVGGSIDHRGEEIAPLDPAEMARVSTACCDAGVRLFAAVGKFSTRNPAHETAMGEALGARSGGSPASCGCGDFVSLGHRLSGQLNFPRRVATAYYNSAVWRVYNRFADAIEQSAREFGITAPIHILKADGGTMPLAVSRELPVESILSGPAASVMGIIALCDIREDCVILDIGGTTTDIAVFACGSPVIEKDGIEVGSYPTLVRALKTRSIGVGGDSRLHVAAGAVRVGPERAGASMALGGTRPTLIDALNYRGHAAVGDVAASARGIRELAGLWDLYPERLADDAIAEAVARIRAAVTDLVDEVNARPVYTIMELLQGRAVEPAAVYLMGGPARVMQPLLAPALGKRVEVPDDFAVANAIGAALTRTTAELELFADTEKGVLFIPTLGVERKTSRGFDLERAKADARDALLEHLAGLGVTGGEAAVEVVEASSFNMVGDYGTVGRNIRVKCQVRPGIMGEQGSGGRNTCGCKPCADEAGA from the coding sequence ATGTACCTGGGAATCGACGTCGGCGGCACGCATACCGATGCCGTGGTCATGGATGGCCGCACCATGGCGGCCAGCGCCAAGGTGCCCACAGACCACCACGACCTGCTGGCCTCGGTGCGCGCGGCCATGCAGGGCCTGCTGAAGCCCCATGGGGGGGTGGAGCCGGGGCGCATCACCCGCATGAACCTCAGCACCACGCTGTCCACCAACGCCATCGTGGAAGGCAAGACCGAGGACGTGGCGGTGGTGGTGTCCGCCGGGCCGGGCATCGACCCGGAACACTTCCGCGTGGGGCGGTTCTACTTTCCGGTGGGCGGGTCCATCGACCACCGTGGCGAGGAGATTGCCCCCCTCGACCCGGCGGAGATGGCGCGGGTGTCCACCGCCTGTTGCGACGCGGGCGTGCGCCTGTTCGCGGCGGTGGGCAAGTTCTCCACCCGCAACCCCGCGCACGAGACGGCCATGGGCGAGGCCCTGGGCGCGCGTAGCGGCGGCAGTCCCGCAAGCTGCGGCTGCGGCGACTTCGTCTCGCTGGGGCATCGCCTGTCGGGCCAGCTGAACTTTCCGCGCCGGGTGGCCACGGCCTACTACAATTCGGCGGTGTGGCGGGTGTACAACCGCTTTGCCGACGCCATAGAGCAGTCGGCCCGCGAATTCGGCATCACCGCGCCCATCCACATCCTGAAGGCCGACGGCGGCACCATGCCGCTGGCCGTTTCGCGCGAGCTGCCGGTGGAATCCATCCTGTCCGGCCCGGCGGCCAGCGTCATGGGCATCATCGCCCTGTGCGACATCCGCGAAGACTGCGTGATCCTGGACATCGGCGGCACCACCACGGACATCGCCGTGTTCGCCTGCGGATCGCCGGTCATCGAGAAGGACGGCATTGAGGTGGGCAGCTACCCCACGCTGGTGCGCGCGCTGAAGACGCGGTCCATCGGCGTGGGCGGCGATTCGCGCCTGCACGTGGCCGCCGGGGCGGTGCGCGTGGGGCCGGAACGGGCCGGGGCCAGCATGGCCCTGGGCGGCACGCGGCCCACGCTCATCGACGCGCTGAACTACCGTGGCCACGCCGCCGTGGGCGACGTTGCCGCCTCCGCGCGGGGCATCCGCGAACTGGCCGGGCTGTGGGACCTGTACCCGGAACGGCTGGCCGACGACGCCATTGCGGAAGCAGTGGCGCGCATCCGCGCCGCCGTCACGGACCTGGTGGACGAGGTCAACGCCCGCCCGGTGTACACCATCATGGAACTGTTGCAGGGCAGGGCGGTGGAGCCCGCCGCCGTGTACCTGATGGGCGGCCCGGCAAGGGTGATGCAGCCGCTGCTGGCCCCGGCGCTGGGCAAGCGGGTGGAGGTGCCCGACGACTTCGCCGTGGCCAACGCCATCGGCGCGGCGCTGACCCGCACCACGGCGGAACTGGAACTGTTCGCGGACACCGAAAAGGGGGTGCTGTTCATCCCCACCCTGGGCGTGGAGCGCAAGACGAGTCGGGGCTTCGACCTGGAACGGGCCAAGGCGGACGCGCGCGACGCCCTGCTGGAACACCTTGCGGGCCTTGGCGTTACCGGCGGCGAGGCGGCGGTGGAGGTGGTGGAGGCCTCGTCGTTCAACATGGTGGGCGACTACGGCACCGTGGGCCGCAACATCCGCGTGAAATGCCAGGTGCGGCCCGGCATAATGGGTGAGCAGGGCAGCGGCGGCAGGAACACCTGCGGCTGCAAGCCCTGCGCCGACGAGGCCGGAGCGTGA